In Candidatus Hydrogenedentota bacterium, a genomic segment contains:
- the mutS gene encoding DNA mismatch repair protein MutS, translating to MAHSWIKLSDVSPRQVTPMVRQFMEAKAQAPDSLLFFRMGDFYELFFEDAVEAAELLGLSLTSRDGADKDARIPMCGVPVRAVDSYIAKVIKLGRTVSICDQMEDPKAAKGIVKREIVRTVTPGTVMEPELLDESANNYLGALSAQQQAAGLAFVDVTTGEFLVAQVAGESGALAVNLERILADELARLAPAEVLVPTSLDGALLDRLRFQFPRIAFTTRKNDDFDTAWAGDLLEELFGLSSLKGVGLHGAPLAAGCAGAALAYVRETQRERVPHIQLPRRYNPSGFVVLDGNTQRNLELIESIAEKSRRGTLIGVLDKTLTSMGGRKLRQWILHPLLAVEAIQERLNAVEECFEDTQLRLELREALKGVADLERLLGRLTAQSGNARDLKALGNSLNRLPRVLEALGTTSSALLADLRDGLDPLADVAGWIEAAIVEEPPLSISEGNLFKDGYHTDLDRLHGLVRGGRDWIATLQSEERERTGISNLKVGYNKVFGYYLEVSKANTRLVPEDFERKQTLVNAERYITQRLKEREEEILTAQERMQTLEHDLFVALRAQVAAESKRIQRTADAVATLDVILALAEVAVTKNYTKPQITRDGDIQIADGRHPVVEDLMPRGDFVPNDTALESSGAQLQIVTGPNMAGKSTYLRQVALITLMAQMGSFVPASRASIGVVDRIFTRVGASDNLVRGESTFMVEMIETANILNSATANSLLVLDEIGRGTSTFDGISIAWSVAEFIHDRIKSKALFATHYHELTDLGNKLEHAKNVNVAVRELGDRVIFLYRIVEGGADHSYGIQVARLAGLPPSLLARAREILEGLESGNTAAVGLPEQMYLFGPAAAGEPSKVEQELESIDPDALSPREAHDMLYRLKHLLNKPRG from the coding sequence ATGGCCCATTCCTGGATTAAACTAAGCGACGTCTCGCCCAGGCAGGTGACCCCCATGGTGCGGCAGTTCATGGAGGCCAAGGCCCAGGCGCCGGATTCCCTGCTCTTTTTCCGCATGGGGGACTTCTACGAGCTCTTCTTTGAGGACGCCGTGGAAGCGGCGGAGTTGCTGGGGCTCTCCCTCACCTCGCGCGACGGCGCGGACAAGGACGCGCGCATCCCGATGTGCGGCGTGCCGGTCCGTGCGGTGGACAGCTACATCGCGAAGGTGATCAAGCTCGGGCGCACGGTGAGCATCTGCGATCAGATGGAGGATCCGAAGGCGGCGAAGGGTATCGTGAAGCGCGAGATCGTTCGGACCGTCACCCCCGGCACGGTGATGGAGCCGGAGCTCCTGGACGAATCGGCGAACAACTACCTGGGCGCGCTTTCGGCGCAGCAGCAGGCGGCGGGCCTGGCCTTCGTGGACGTGACCACGGGCGAGTTCCTGGTGGCGCAGGTGGCGGGCGAGAGCGGCGCGCTGGCGGTTAACCTGGAGCGGATCCTGGCCGACGAACTGGCCCGCCTGGCGCCCGCGGAGGTGCTGGTTCCCACGTCGCTGGACGGCGCCCTGCTCGATCGGCTGCGTTTCCAGTTTCCCCGGATCGCCTTCACCACGCGGAAGAACGACGATTTCGACACCGCCTGGGCGGGCGATCTGCTGGAGGAGTTGTTTGGCCTCAGCAGCCTCAAGGGCGTGGGCCTGCACGGCGCGCCGCTGGCGGCGGGCTGCGCGGGCGCGGCTTTGGCCTATGTGCGCGAAACCCAGCGGGAGCGCGTGCCGCATATCCAGCTGCCGCGGCGCTATAACCCGAGCGGTTTCGTGGTGCTGGACGGCAACACGCAGCGCAACCTGGAGCTCATCGAATCCATCGCGGAGAAGTCGCGGCGCGGGACGCTTATCGGCGTGCTCGACAAGACGCTGACGAGCATGGGCGGGCGGAAGCTGCGCCAGTGGATCCTGCACCCCCTGCTGGCGGTCGAGGCGATCCAGGAGCGGCTGAACGCGGTGGAGGAATGCTTCGAGGACACGCAATTGCGGCTGGAACTGCGCGAGGCCCTGAAGGGCGTGGCGGATCTGGAGCGGCTGCTCGGGCGCCTGACGGCGCAGTCGGGCAACGCGCGGGATCTCAAGGCGCTGGGGAACTCGCTGAACCGGTTGCCGCGCGTGCTGGAAGCGCTGGGGACCACGTCCAGCGCGCTGCTGGCCGACCTGCGCGATGGCCTCGATCCCCTGGCGGACGTGGCCGGCTGGATCGAGGCCGCGATCGTCGAGGAGCCGCCGCTATCGATCAGCGAGGGCAACCTGTTCAAGGACGGCTACCACACGGACCTGGATCGGCTGCACGGGCTCGTCCGCGGCGGCCGCGACTGGATCGCGACGTTGCAGTCGGAGGAGCGCGAGCGCACGGGCATCAGCAACCTGAAAGTGGGCTACAACAAGGTTTTCGGCTACTACCTCGAGGTGAGCAAGGCCAACACCCGGCTGGTCCCCGAAGATTTTGAGCGCAAGCAGACGCTGGTGAACGCCGAGCGCTACATCACCCAGCGCCTCAAGGAGCGGGAGGAGGAGATCCTCACGGCGCAGGAGCGCATGCAGACGCTGGAACACGACCTGTTCGTCGCGCTGCGCGCGCAGGTGGCCGCGGAATCGAAGCGGATCCAGCGGACGGCGGACGCGGTGGCCACGCTGGACGTGATCCTGGCGCTGGCGGAGGTGGCGGTGACCAAAAACTACACCAAGCCGCAAATCACGCGGGATGGCGACATCCAGATCGCGGACGGGCGGCATCCCGTGGTGGAGGATCTGATGCCCCGGGGCGACTTTGTCCCGAACGACACGGCGCTGGAAAGCTCGGGCGCGCAGCTGCAGATCGTGACCGGGCCCAACATGGCCGGCAAGTCGACGTATCTGCGGCAGGTGGCGCTGATCACGCTGATGGCGCAGATGGGCAGCTTCGTGCCGGCGTCGCGGGCGAGCATCGGCGTGGTGGACCGGATCTTCACGCGGGTGGGCGCTTCGGATAACCTCGTTCGCGGCGAGAGCACATTTATGGTGGAGATGATCGAGACCGCGAACATCCTGAATTCCGCGACGGCGAACAGCCTGCTGGTGCTTGACGAGATCGGGCGCGGCACGAGCACCTTCGACGGCATCAGCATCGCCTGGTCCGTGGCCGAGTTTATCCACGACCGGATCAAGTCGAAGGCGCTCTTCGCGACGCACTACCACGAGCTCACGGACCTGGGAAACAAGCTCGAACACGCCAAGAACGTGAATGTGGCCGTGCGCGAGCTGGGCGATCGGGTCATATTTCTGTACCGCATCGTGGAGGGGGGCGCGGACCACAGTTACGGCATTCAGGTGGCCCGGCTGGCCGGCCTCCCCCCCAGCCTGCTCGCGCGCGCGCGGGAGATCCTGGAGGGGCTGGAATCGGGCAACACGGCGGCGGTGGGCCTGCCGGAGCAGATGTACCTGTTCGGCCCCGCCGCGGCGGGCGAGCCGAGCAAGGTGGAGCAGGAACTGGAATCCATCGACCCCGACGCGCTGTCGCCCCGGGAGGCGCACGACATGCTCTACCGGCTCAAGCACCTGCTCAACAAGCCGCGGGGGTAG
- a CDS encoding right-handed parallel beta-helix repeat-containing protein, producing the protein MRSIPPPMSRRALLRSAAAMSAAAFLPAAAPSTPMPAVRAPRATSGDTAHEPAWDERMTVTVGPGSADIAGTTDKAIQAAVDYVVRLGGGTVHVQPGTYTLRNTIYLRRGVRLLGSGPESVLVKCASHDTTLADDSDWYDQEITLENPDGFAVGDGVILETKNPHHGGLDVLRRTLVARSGNRFKLDRALRNNFWTAMAPSVSSRFPMITAEETTGFAVENIALDGNRANNANINGNYAGALWFQDCSDIHLRGLHVRAYNGDGISFQICHDVRVEDCVIEENADLGIHPGSGSQRPAMRNNQVSGSNIGIFFCWGVKYGLAEGNHIEACNFGVSIGHHDDENLVIDNEIRGSHIHGVVFRPERGEGFTATGNRFERNRIIDSGGDAGVAVDVQGVTANNTLARNTIRETRGPAERVGIQLGPETGSMALVDNIIEGFATPVRDLRTA; encoded by the coding sequence ATGCGCAGCATACCCCCGCCCATGAGCCGCCGCGCGCTGTTGCGGTCGGCGGCCGCGATGTCCGCCGCCGCCTTTCTCCCCGCGGCGGCCCCGTCCACGCCGATGCCGGCGGTTCGCGCGCCGCGCGCGACCTCCGGGGATACCGCGCACGAGCCGGCGTGGGACGAGCGCATGACGGTGACGGTGGGCCCGGGAAGCGCGGACATTGCCGGAACGACGGACAAGGCAATCCAGGCGGCGGTGGACTACGTGGTCCGGCTGGGCGGGGGCACGGTGCATGTGCAGCCGGGGACGTACACGCTGCGAAACACCATCTACCTGCGGCGGGGCGTGCGCCTGCTGGGCAGCGGCCCGGAATCCGTGCTGGTGAAGTGCGCTTCACACGATACGACACTCGCGGACGACTCGGACTGGTATGACCAGGAGATCACGCTGGAGAACCCGGACGGGTTCGCGGTGGGCGATGGCGTGATTCTGGAGACGAAGAACCCGCACCATGGCGGCCTGGACGTGCTCCGGCGCACGCTGGTGGCGCGCAGCGGTAACCGCTTCAAGCTGGATCGGGCCCTGCGCAACAATTTCTGGACCGCGATGGCCCCGTCGGTATCGTCGCGCTTTCCGATGATCACGGCGGAGGAGACGACGGGGTTCGCGGTGGAAAACATCGCACTGGACGGCAACCGCGCGAACAACGCGAACATCAACGGCAATTACGCGGGCGCGCTTTGGTTTCAGGATTGCAGCGACATCCATCTGAGGGGCCTGCACGTGCGCGCTTACAACGGGGACGGGATCAGTTTTCAGATCTGCCACGATGTGCGCGTGGAAGACTGCGTAATCGAGGAGAACGCCGACCTGGGCATCCATCCGGGATCGGGTTCACAACGGCCGGCGATGCGGAACAACCAGGTTTCGGGATCGAATATCGGCATCTTCTTCTGCTGGGGCGTGAAATACGGTCTGGCGGAAGGTAACCACATCGAGGCGTGTAATTTCGGCGTCTCGATCGGCCACCACGACGACGAAAACCTCGTGATTGACAACGAAATCCGCGGGAGCCACATCCACGGCGTCGTGTTTCGCCCGGAGCGCGGCGAAGGCTTCACCGCGACGGGAAATCGCTTCGAGCGGAACCGCATCATCGACAGCGGCGGCGACGCCGGGGTCGCGGTGGACGTGCAGGGCGTGACGGCGAATAATACGCTGGCGCGCAATACCATCCGCGAGACGCGGGGGCCGGCGGAGCGCGTGGGGATCCAACTCGGCCCGGAAACCGGCTCCATGGCGCTGGTGGACAACATTATCGAAGGCTTTGCGACGCCCGTGCGCGACCTGCGCACGGCGTGA
- a CDS encoding SDR family oxidoreductase, producing the protein MPRFTDQVVFITGASSGIGAAVALEFAREGAKVALAARRIDRLEALRAEIEAIGSVALVLECDVTRRESIDRAVAQTVAELGGIDVVLANAGFGVSGSATRLETEDYRRQFDTNVFGVIDTVHATLPHLLERRGRLVIVSSVMGRVGLPASAPYCASKFAVLGFAESLYYDLADRGVSVTCINPGIVASEIRSVNNRGEFTGKPDPASKWLIMPVETAARKMVRAIYRKKPEYTFTGHGVFVVFVNRHFPRTARAIIRFFTKGRLAKVERLKRGGRE; encoded by the coding sequence ATGCCACGATTTACCGATCAGGTGGTGTTTATCACCGGCGCCTCGTCCGGCATTGGCGCGGCGGTCGCGCTGGAGTTTGCGCGCGAAGGCGCGAAAGTGGCGCTTGCCGCGCGGCGGATCGATAGGCTGGAGGCGCTCCGCGCGGAAATCGAGGCCATCGGGAGCGTTGCCCTGGTGCTGGAGTGCGATGTCACGCGCCGCGAGAGCATCGATCGCGCCGTGGCCCAGACGGTGGCGGAATTGGGCGGGATCGATGTGGTGCTCGCGAACGCGGGCTTCGGCGTCAGCGGTTCGGCCACGCGCCTCGAAACGGAGGACTACCGGCGGCAGTTCGACACGAATGTGTTTGGCGTGATCGACACGGTCCACGCCACGCTGCCGCACCTGCTGGAACGCCGGGGGCGGCTGGTGATCGTGAGCTCGGTCATGGGGCGTGTGGGGTTGCCCGCGTCGGCGCCGTACTGCGCGAGCAAGTTCGCGGTGCTGGGATTCGCCGAGTCCCTGTACTACGATCTGGCGGATCGCGGGGTAAGCGTTACCTGCATCAACCCGGGGATCGTGGCCAGCGAAATCCGGAGCGTGAATAACCGGGGCGAGTTCACGGGCAAGCCCGATCCCGCGAGCAAGTGGCTGATCATGCCGGTGGAGACCGCGGCGCGGAAGATGGTTCGGGCGATTTACCGGAAGAAACCGGAGTACACCTTCACGGGCCACGGCGTGTTTGTGGTGTTCGTGAACCGGCACTTTCCGCGCACGGCCCGCGCGATCATCCGCTTTTTCACGAAGGGGCGGCTTGCGAAGGTCGAACGCCTCAAGCGCGGAGGGAGAGAGTAG
- a CDS encoding Abi family protein, producing the protein MDYRKQALSHEQQADQLLQRGLIADREELIERLRRVSYYRLSGYLYPFRNADDSYADGTTLEDVWNRYTFDRHLRFIVLDAIERTEVYVRTAMVYRHAHAFGPFGYTVPANLPNLNRNQFGRLLSDIFRETDRSKEAFVAHFREKYGDQHGWPPIWMATELMSFGTTLTFFRGAPIDIKKNIASGFNQPDEVVDSWLHSLLTVRNACAHHARLWNRALGVKPKIPNEKKNPDWHVPSTIRNDRIFSVITILRYLMGIIAPQSRWPDRFLDLIERNPKIPLSEMGFPENWIECPIWKGDSSQSKSSLAPTPTP; encoded by the coding sequence ATGGATTACCGCAAACAAGCCCTCAGCCACGAACAGCAAGCCGATCAGTTACTTCAGCGCGGCCTGATTGCGGATCGCGAGGAGCTTATTGAGCGATTGCGGCGAGTCAGCTACTACAGATTAAGCGGTTATCTGTATCCGTTTCGAAACGCAGATGATTCCTACGCGGATGGAACTACGTTGGAAGATGTCTGGAATCGGTATACATTCGATCGCCACCTGCGATTCATTGTACTCGACGCAATCGAACGTACCGAGGTCTATGTGCGAACGGCGATGGTATATCGGCACGCACACGCATTTGGGCCTTTCGGATACACTGTTCCAGCAAATCTCCCGAATCTTAATCGAAATCAGTTTGGCCGATTGTTATCAGATATATTCAGAGAGACTGATCGCAGTAAGGAGGCATTCGTGGCACATTTCCGTGAAAAGTACGGTGATCAGCACGGATGGCCCCCAATCTGGATGGCAACAGAACTGATGAGTTTCGGGACCACGCTTACTTTTTTCCGCGGGGCCCCGATTGACATCAAGAAAAATATCGCTTCGGGCTTCAACCAACCCGATGAAGTCGTGGATTCCTGGTTACACTCCTTGCTCACCGTTCGCAACGCGTGCGCCCACCATGCACGGCTTTGGAACAGGGCGCTTGGTGTCAAGCCGAAGATTCCAAATGAGAAAAAGAATCCAGATTGGCACGTTCCGTCGACCATCCGAAATGATCGCATCTTCTCCGTAATAACCATCCTGAGATACCTGATGGGTATCATTGCGCCCCAAAGCCGTTGGCCCGACAGATTCCTGGACCTGATTGAACGGAATCCTAAAATCCCACTCTCTGAAATGGGATTTCCCGAAAACTGGATTGAGTGCCCGATTTGGAAAGGCGATTCGAGTCAGAGTAAGAGTTCACTCGCCCCAACACCCACCCCCTGA
- a CDS encoding peptidylprolyl isomerase, protein MKQKVVTLLGVAAILAAIVVVRAKFDESLLTDERQRAAEAAERDLEEAAQISEDAALAANAPEPEADRAPVSQDLAGFSEIPWPDEAPEVFHVKFETTAGPFVVASHQSWAPLGHARFFELCQDDFFNDSGFFRVVPGFVVQFGLASEPKLTAQYRSANLRDDPVRKSNQRGKITFATSGPNSRTTQLFINYGDNANLDGMGFSPFGEVVAGMENVEKINAEYGEQPRQDRITSQGTRYLRDEFPNLDFIKRAVLVEGSPAPAAEAPASETPAGGAAPTE, encoded by the coding sequence GTGAAGCAGAAAGTCGTCACCCTGTTGGGCGTGGCCGCGATTCTTGCCGCCATTGTCGTGGTTCGCGCGAAATTCGACGAAAGCCTTCTTACCGATGAACGCCAGCGGGCCGCCGAAGCCGCCGAACGGGACCTCGAGGAAGCGGCGCAGATCAGTGAGGACGCCGCCCTGGCCGCCAATGCCCCTGAACCCGAGGCCGACCGCGCGCCGGTCTCCCAGGACCTGGCTGGATTCTCCGAAATCCCCTGGCCCGATGAGGCGCCCGAGGTCTTTCACGTGAAGTTTGAGACCACCGCCGGCCCCTTCGTCGTCGCGTCCCACCAGAGCTGGGCGCCGCTCGGCCACGCGCGCTTCTTCGAACTGTGCCAGGATGATTTCTTCAACGACTCCGGCTTCTTCCGCGTTGTCCCCGGCTTCGTCGTGCAGTTCGGCTTGGCGTCCGAGCCGAAATTGACCGCCCAATACCGCTCCGCCAACCTTCGCGATGATCCCGTACGCAAGAGCAACCAGCGCGGCAAGATAACCTTCGCCACGTCCGGGCCCAACAGCCGCACCACCCAGCTCTTCATCAACTACGGCGACAACGCCAACCTGGACGGCATGGGCTTCTCCCCCTTCGGCGAGGTGGTCGCCGGGATGGAGAACGTCGAAAAAATCAATGCGGAGTACGGCGAACAGCCGCGCCAGGATCGCATCACCAGCCAGGGAACCCGCTACCTGCGCGACGAGTTCCCCAACCTCGATTTCATTAAGCGGGCCGTGCTCGTGGAAGGCTCGCCCGCCCCGGCCGCCGAAGCGCCCGCATCCGAAACGCCCGCCGGCGGCGCGGCCCCAACCGAATAA
- a CDS encoding DUF1080 domain-containing protein, translated as MHLIRAVAAAMLLVSPAAFAEEAFDLEAAIAAQFPPDTGPFMGDWRGRWSPEEEKDPELGAQIIGRGNGLYEIHLLPALYARCEPYAVVTVQEKNGALEFESGRYSGRVTADGFTGRRTEDGKSKAATFRLERSVPTSPTLGLAPPAGAVTLFDGTGLDAWEINPEGPWGIRDASLMSIHPKGKQLVSKQRFKDVSVHVEFCLPYLPEKTGQSRANGGVFLQGEYEIQVLDSYGLPGYFVECGALYKVCAPKVNMCYAPNVWQTYDIDFTAPKFGPDGKQIANARITVRHNGVLIHTDEEIPMLPTNSYKDRIKPHPREPGSFELQAHGNHVKYRNIWVLEK; from the coding sequence ATGCACCTGATTCGCGCTGTTGCCGCCGCGATGCTTCTTGTATCGCCCGCCGCGTTTGCGGAGGAGGCATTTGACCTGGAGGCCGCGATCGCGGCGCAGTTTCCGCCCGACACCGGCCCGTTCATGGGCGACTGGCGGGGCCGCTGGTCGCCCGAGGAGGAGAAGGACCCGGAGCTCGGTGCGCAGATCATCGGCCGGGGGAACGGGCTCTACGAAATCCATCTGCTGCCCGCGCTTTACGCGCGATGCGAGCCGTACGCGGTGGTGACGGTCCAGGAGAAGAACGGCGCACTGGAATTCGAGAGCGGGCGCTATTCGGGGCGGGTAACGGCGGACGGCTTTACCGGGCGGCGGACGGAGGACGGTAAGAGCAAGGCGGCGACCTTCCGCCTGGAGCGCAGCGTCCCCACCTCCCCCACGCTGGGCCTGGCCCCGCCGGCGGGCGCCGTGACGCTGTTTGACGGGACGGGCCTGGACGCGTGGGAGATCAACCCGGAAGGGCCCTGGGGGATCCGGGACGCGTCGCTGATGTCCATCCACCCGAAGGGCAAGCAGCTCGTGTCGAAACAGAGGTTCAAGGACGTATCGGTGCACGTGGAGTTCTGCCTGCCCTACCTGCCGGAGAAGACCGGCCAAAGCCGGGCGAATGGCGGCGTGTTCCTGCAGGGCGAGTACGAAATCCAGGTGCTCGATTCCTACGGGCTGCCGGGCTATTTCGTGGAATGCGGCGCGCTGTACAAGGTGTGCGCGCCGAAGGTGAACATGTGTTACGCGCCGAATGTCTGGCAGACCTACGATATCGATTTCACGGCGCCGAAGTTTGGTCCGGACGGCAAGCAGATCGCAAACGCGCGAATTACGGTGCGCCACAACGGTGTCCTGATTCACACGGACGAGGAAATCCCGATGTTGCCCACGAACTCGTACAAGGACCGTATCAAGCCGCACCCGCGGGAACCGGGCAGCTTCGAGCTCCAGGCGCATGGCAACCACGTGAAGTACCGGAATATCTGGGTGCTTGAGAAGTAG
- a CDS encoding 2-oxo acid dehydrogenase subunit E2, which yields MFQDFRVAYLRKHVKVRDAQRFSFLRQMVAYFLSESARKTPHAAMTVTYDVTPVVEYGQAKESEIAEASAKMDEKALFRRAIHKNFSAFFLKAVAHGLHHTPCMNGFIDYAPFLNGGTFYRAEDINLSFTAHTKYGVVRPVLRNPHLKPLEQVASEMRDLVRRARRTDPEQLYFEAASIYALEGIKQLDLKALGALWITLRGKLWQRPVPEPGYEKIPEKDKLKVDDILGATCTVANIGMMIAGTQTVTVIVPPEVMMFGIGDLKLAPWVVGGQVVPRYTITVMGAMDHRAFDAGEAFPFGKHLKRYFDHPELIFEWKEGDPL from the coding sequence ATGTTTCAGGATTTCCGGGTCGCCTATTTGCGCAAACACGTGAAGGTGCGAGATGCTCAGCGATTCTCGTTCCTGCGCCAGATGGTGGCCTACTTCCTGTCCGAATCCGCGCGGAAGACGCCGCACGCCGCGATGACGGTCACGTATGACGTCACGCCGGTGGTGGAATACGGCCAGGCGAAGGAGAGCGAGATCGCGGAGGCGTCGGCGAAGATGGACGAGAAAGCGCTGTTCCGGCGGGCGATCCACAAGAACTTTTCGGCGTTTTTTCTGAAGGCGGTTGCGCACGGGCTGCATCACACGCCGTGCATGAACGGGTTCATCGATTATGCGCCGTTCCTCAACGGCGGCACGTTTTACCGGGCCGAGGACATCAACCTCAGTTTTACGGCGCACACGAAGTATGGCGTGGTCCGCCCCGTGTTGCGGAACCCGCACCTCAAGCCGCTGGAACAGGTGGCCTCGGAGATGCGGGATCTCGTCCGCCGCGCGCGCCGGACGGATCCGGAGCAGCTTTACTTCGAGGCGGCGAGCATTTACGCCCTGGAGGGGATCAAACAGCTCGATCTGAAGGCGCTGGGCGCGCTCTGGATCACGCTGCGGGGCAAACTCTGGCAGCGGCCGGTTCCGGAGCCGGGCTACGAGAAGATTCCCGAGAAGGACAAGCTGAAGGTGGACGACATCCTGGGCGCGACGTGCACGGTGGCGAACATTGGCATGATGATCGCCGGCACGCAGACGGTGACGGTGATCGTGCCTCCGGAGGTGATGATGTTTGGCATCGGCGACCTGAAGCTCGCGCCCTGGGTGGTGGGCGGGCAGGTGGTCCCGCGATACACGATCACGGTCATGGGCGCGATGGACCACCGCGCCTTCGACGCGGGCGAGGCGTTTCCGTTTGGCAAGCACCTGAAGCGTTATTTCGACCATCCCGAGCTGATCTTCGAATGGAAAGAGGGCGACCCGTTATAA
- a CDS encoding peptidylprolyl isomerase encodes MPVKVKMECTCGDFTVEINEDWAPRGAARFLGLVEEGFFTDIRFFRVVTRPRPFIVQFGIHGDPAVAQKWRDDRFPDDPVKESNRKGTLTFATAGPNTRTTQLFINYGDNSFLDGQGFSPIGEIVEGMETVEAICDEYGESPDQGRIQSQGNAYLEKSFPNLDYIKKAYVVS; translated from the coding sequence ATGCCTGTCAAAGTCAAGATGGAATGCACCTGCGGCGATTTCACCGTCGAAATCAACGAGGACTGGGCCCCCCGTGGCGCGGCCCGCTTTCTGGGCCTGGTCGAAGAGGGGTTCTTCACCGATATCCGCTTCTTCCGCGTCGTCACCCGACCGCGCCCCTTCATCGTCCAATTCGGAATTCACGGAGACCCCGCGGTCGCCCAGAAGTGGCGCGATGATCGCTTCCCCGACGATCCGGTCAAGGAAAGCAACCGCAAGGGCACGCTGACCTTCGCCACCGCCGGCCCCAACACCCGCACGACCCAGCTCTTCATCAACTACGGCGACAACAGCTTCCTCGACGGCCAGGGATTCTCGCCCATCGGCGAAATCGTCGAAGGCATGGAAACCGTCGAAGCCATCTGCGACGAATACGGCGAATCCCCCGACCAGGGCCGCATCCAGAGCCAGGGCAACGCCTACCTCGAAAAAAGCTTCCCGAACCTCGATTACATCAAGAAAGCCTATGTGGTCAGTTGA